In a genomic window of Candidatus Hydrogenedentota bacterium:
- a CDS encoding type II secretion system protein, giving the protein MVLFRQDGFSHERGDIFMKHSVARGFTLIELLTVIAIISILAAMVMVVGPRVIERAKLRRLDSALRQVSIALTAYYTDNRSYPPGYGYVAFEFAKNNTPPANSQDDSRYYHLIPYMHIMGYHGQVHLYDEFSVSYDTDRDDRLSLLEFSPHGDLQPDSSYKFDFREWPRYHGPGTPGLGMEEERQLEAAKRPFIYIPVNKKQFNQVQKYWMKKNSAYADVWDPSDPDFPRGLSFPPNTYDAFVLISVGPGGSTFGLLPEPLGVPAETEHNSRNLYHILGLRAYYLATRDKNANGVLDFDFRSRTQLREAAPEMENELPPGQPPYGYGPYIYSSEWQGRNSRS; this is encoded by the coding sequence ATGGTACTATTTAGGCAGGATGGTTTTTCCCATGAAAGAGGAGATATCTTTATGAAACATAGTGTTGCCCGGGGGTTTACACTGATTGAATTGCTTACAGTGATTGCAATCATTTCAATTTTGGCAGCCATGGTTATGGTTGTCGGACCACGCGTAATTGAACGTGCGAAACTGCGCCGCCTAGACAGTGCGCTGCGACAAGTATCCATCGCATTGACAGCGTATTATACGGACAACCGTTCCTATCCGCCGGGATATGGCTATGTGGCTTTTGAATTTGCTAAAAACAATACGCCGCCCGCTAATTCTCAAGATGATTCCCGTTATTATCATCTCATTCCCTACATGCACATTATGGGCTATCACGGCCAGGTTCATTTATATGATGAGTTTTCGGTTTCCTATGACACCGACCGTGATGACCGCCTCAGCTTGCTCGAATTTTCGCCTCATGGTGATTTGCAGCCGGACAGCTCCTACAAATTCGATTTTAGAGAATGGCCCCGATACCATGGTCCGGGCACGCCCGGCCTCGGCATGGAAGAGGAACGTCAATTAGAAGCGGCGAAGCGGCCGTTCATCTATATTCCGGTTAATAAAAAACAATTTAACCAAGTGCAGAAATATTGGATGAAAAAGAATTCCGCCTATGCCGATGTTTGGGATCCCAGTGATCCCGATTTCCCGAGAGGACTCAGCTTTCCGCCCAACACCTACGACGCTTTTGTGTTGATTAGTGTTGGGCCGGGCGGCAGCACCTTCGGCTTACTGCCCGAACCGCTGGGCGTACCTGCAGAAACGGAACACAATTCCCGAAATCTTTATCATATCCTCGGGCTTCGCGCCTATTATCTTGCTACACGCGATAAGAACGCCAACGGCGTACTTGATTTTGATTTCCGTTCACGAACACAATTACGTGAAGCGGCTCCTGAAATGGAAAATGAATTACCGCCCGGTCAGCCGCCCTATGGATATGGTCCGTATATCTACTCAAGCGAGTGGCAAGGACGTAATTCGCGATCGTAA
- a CDS encoding sugar ABC transporter ATP-binding protein, which produces MTAPLLELKGIGKSFSGQPVLNAVDFSLRAGEIHVLAGENGAGKSTLMRVLCGVYQDYEGELLLNGVKERFKSPQDAARKGISIIHQELSLIPSMTVSDNIFLARETDLRWGWLRFSSERKRCIRILSRLGVKAQAQDRVDTYPIGVQQSIEVAKALAFDARILVMDEPTSALTEPEVDRLFAVMEDLKKDGCGIIYITHKMEEIYRVADRITVLRDGHYIGTADREDLSREQLIHWMVGREVSESARREKPSLGETVLDIRRFTVPDPGGRPRPAVDRVSFSLHAGEIVGLAGLQGSGADVLLNALYGSYGSCTTGELYVEGRAYTPRSPKHALDRGIALLCGDRKREGLVLPMSITHNISLAALARFSPRGLLREDREQRAAEESRSHFGIRVASLDHPVETLSGGNQQKVVLAKCLQTQPRILLLNEPTRGVDVGAKQEIYALLNRWTAQGIAILLISTEMPELLALSDRIIALHRGHMTATFQGSDVSAETVLAASMGGLEKSKS; this is translated from the coding sequence ATGACCGCTCCCTTGTTGGAATTGAAGGGGATCGGCAAGTCCTTTTCCGGGCAGCCCGTATTAAATGCCGTTGATTTCAGTTTGCGCGCCGGAGAAATCCACGTTTTGGCCGGAGAAAATGGTGCCGGTAAAAGCACGCTCATGCGTGTTCTTTGCGGCGTGTACCAAGATTATGAGGGCGAATTGCTGTTGAATGGGGTGAAGGAGCGTTTCAAGTCTCCTCAAGACGCCGCTCGTAAAGGTATCTCCATCATCCATCAGGAATTGTCGCTCATCCCGTCCATGACTGTTTCCGATAATATTTTTTTGGCTCGAGAAACGGATTTGCGTTGGGGATGGCTGCGCTTTTCAAGCGAAAGAAAACGATGTATCCGGATTCTGTCACGGCTCGGTGTGAAAGCACAAGCACAAGACCGTGTTGACACATATCCTATCGGTGTGCAGCAAAGTATTGAAGTGGCAAAAGCGCTGGCTTTTGATGCCCGTATATTGGTAATGGATGAGCCGACCAGCGCATTGACAGAGCCTGAGGTGGACCGTCTCTTTGCCGTGATGGAAGACCTGAAAAAAGATGGCTGCGGCATTATTTATATCACCCATAAGATGGAAGAGATCTATCGTGTTGCCGACCGCATTACGGTGTTGCGTGACGGTCATTACATTGGGACAGCAGACCGAGAAGATCTGTCACGAGAGCAATTGATTCATTGGATGGTGGGTAGGGAAGTGTCGGAATCTGCCCGGCGAGAAAAACCTTCTCTCGGCGAAACTGTTTTGGATATCAGACGTTTTACGGTTCCGGATCCGGGCGGACGACCACGACCTGCTGTGGATCGTGTTTCGTTTTCGTTGCACGCAGGCGAGATCGTCGGCTTGGCGGGATTGCAAGGTTCCGGAGCGGATGTGCTGCTCAATGCCCTTTATGGCAGTTACGGTTCCTGCACGACGGGAGAGCTGTATGTGGAGGGACGCGCCTACACGCCCCGATCCCCCAAGCATGCCTTGGATCGCGGCATCGCGCTCTTATGCGGCGATCGTAAGCGCGAGGGCTTAGTATTGCCCATGAGCATTACTCACAATATCAGCCTTGCTGCCTTAGCCCGTTTTTCACCAAGAGGATTGCTTCGGGAGGATAGAGAACAACGCGCCGCTGAGGAAAGCCGTTCCCATTTCGGCATTCGTGTAGCCTCCTTGGATCACCCTGTAGAGACCCTGTCGGGAGGGAATCAGCAAAAAGTGGTTCTTGCCAAATGCCTGCAAACGCAACCTCGTATTTTGCTGCTGAACGAACCTACACGGGGCGTGGATGTGGGGGCCAAGCAGGAGATCTATGCCTTGTTAAATCGATGGACAGCGCAGGGCATCGCGATTTTGTTAATTAGTACCGAGATGCCGGAATTGCTTGCCTTAAGTGACCGTATCATAGCGCTCCATCGCGGACATATGACCGCAACATTTCAAGGCTCTGATGTGAGTGCAGAAACCGTATTGGCCGCCTCTATGGGCGGTCTGGAGAAAAGTAAATCATGA
- a CDS encoding ABC transporter permease, which translates to MNAAVVPLQRLRPIFSHPLFRALLALVIILILGSFFNAEGSFFRWETHRDMLRHISRYGILACGMTLVIITGGIDLAVGSVLGLVSVLSALLMIHWGWSPLLAVPVCLLVGLSCGAVSGSLVSKFRVQPFIATMAMMVFARGLAKYISGGRKISQGVQQGDTFVYLDFPRFFEVLNARILGENVAVVTLVFLGCALFAGLLLARFRPGRYLYAIGGNEEAARLSGVPVASTKILAYALSGVFAAIAGICQAAQETQGDPEAGGSYELTAIAVVVIGGTNLMGGRGSMALTLVGALTIGYLEKILSLNAVGEAGRLMLTGFIIVAAVLFQRSKR; encoded by the coding sequence ATGAATGCTGCTGTGGTACCTTTGCAGAGACTGCGCCCTATTTTTTCACATCCTTTGTTTCGCGCCCTGCTTGCCCTCGTTATTATTTTAATCCTGGGTTCCTTTTTCAATGCTGAAGGATCCTTCTTCCGTTGGGAGACCCATCGGGATATGCTGCGTCACATTTCCCGCTACGGTATTCTCGCCTGCGGCATGACCTTGGTCATCATCACCGGCGGCATCGATCTTGCCGTAGGCAGCGTGTTGGGCTTGGTCTCGGTTCTCTCCGCTTTACTCATGATTCATTGGGGCTGGTCGCCTCTTCTTGCCGTGCCGGTATGTCTGCTTGTCGGGCTGAGTTGTGGTGCCGTCTCAGGATCACTTGTTTCGAAGTTCCGGGTGCAGCCTTTTATCGCGACTATGGCGATGATGGTTTTTGCCCGAGGCTTGGCGAAATATATTTCAGGCGGCCGTAAAATATCCCAGGGCGTGCAGCAAGGCGATACCTTTGTCTATCTTGATTTCCCCCGTTTTTTTGAAGTGTTGAATGCCCGTATTTTAGGGGAAAATGTGGCCGTCGTCACCTTAGTATTTTTGGGCTGTGCGCTCTTTGCAGGCTTGTTGTTGGCACGGTTCAGGCCGGGCCGCTATCTTTATGCCATTGGCGGCAATGAGGAGGCAGCCCGTCTGTCCGGTGTGCCCGTAGCAAGCACTAAAATACTTGCCTATGCGCTAAGCGGTGTCTTCGCCGCCATCGCGGGTATCTGCCAGGCAGCACAAGAAACTCAGGGTGATCCTGAGGCGGGGGGCTCATATGAATTGACAGCGATTGCTGTTGTTGTCATCGGCGGCACCAACCTTATGGGCGGACGCGGCTCTATGGCGTTGACCTTGGTAGGGGCGTTGACCATTGGTTATCTTGAAAAAATTCTCAGCCTCAATGCCGTGGGCGAGGCGGGTCGGCTCATGCTGACCGGCTTCATTATTGTTGCTGCCGTATTATTTCAGCGCTCGAAAAGGTAG